In Paraburkholderia sprentiae WSM5005, a genomic segment contains:
- the gcvA gene encoding transcriptional regulator GcvA produces the protein MKRVLPPLNALRAFEAAGRLGSFKEAAAELHVTQGAVSQHVRLLETWLGASLFERHNRCVKLTPAAKAYLEKVGPLFEQLSQATARYGVPETVSRTLSINAPATFMLRWLVPRLAKFRAAHRDVEVDVQTSNEPLESLKEDYDVVIRGGPDTFYGYSMRPFLSEERLPVCSPALLERLPLRVPEDLRQHTLLHTSSLPRLWPDWLASAQIPALRPAATLTFDHFYLTLQAAIDGIGIAMGPTALVSDDLASGRLVAPFDGPRLPSRSYCTYVADAKAGDELVVLFRSWLEQEGMCSSTRRAAQGHCSGVSTRRGKDRRRIPLLSTRSQ, from the coding sequence ATGAAAAGGGTCTTGCCTCCACTCAATGCCCTGCGCGCCTTCGAGGCAGCGGGCCGCCTCGGCAGCTTTAAGGAAGCCGCCGCGGAGTTGCACGTGACGCAAGGCGCCGTGAGCCAGCACGTGCGCCTGCTCGAAACGTGGCTGGGTGCCTCGCTGTTCGAACGGCACAACCGGTGCGTGAAGCTGACGCCGGCGGCGAAGGCCTATCTGGAGAAAGTCGGTCCGTTGTTCGAACAGCTCTCGCAGGCGACGGCGCGCTACGGTGTGCCGGAAACGGTGTCGCGGACGCTCTCGATAAACGCGCCCGCCACGTTCATGTTGCGTTGGCTGGTGCCACGGCTCGCGAAGTTCCGCGCCGCCCATCGGGACGTGGAGGTCGACGTTCAGACGTCGAACGAGCCACTCGAGAGTCTGAAGGAGGACTACGACGTCGTGATCCGTGGCGGTCCGGACACGTTCTACGGCTACTCGATGCGCCCCTTTCTCTCCGAGGAGCGCTTGCCAGTCTGTAGCCCCGCGCTGTTGGAGCGCCTGCCGCTTCGAGTGCCGGAAGATTTGCGGCAACACACGTTGCTGCATACGTCGAGCCTTCCGCGGCTCTGGCCCGACTGGCTGGCGAGCGCGCAGATTCCCGCGTTGCGGCCGGCCGCCACCTTGACCTTCGATCACTTCTATCTCACGTTGCAGGCGGCCATCGACGGAATCGGCATCGCGATGGGGCCTACTGCGCTGGTATCCGACGATCTCGCCTCTGGCCGGCTTGTGGCACCGTTCGACGGTCCTCGGCTGCCGTCGCGCAGCTATTGCACTTATGTCGCCGACGCCAAGGCTGGCGATGAACTCGTCGTGCTGTTCCGTTCGTGGCTGGAGCAGGAGGGCATGTGTTCATCAACGCGGAGGGCGGCTCAGGGCCACTGCTCTGGCGTGAGCACTCGAAGAGGCAAGGATCGCCGACGCATTCCCTTGCTCAGCACGCGTTCCCAATGA
- a CDS encoding DMT family transporter — MLSYTGGIVLFAAVLHASWNAMLHGNRDRFWSMTWMSIAIAAVSVLVVLFNPRPASAAWPCIVASGFVHLFYNVSLVRSYRRSDLALAYPIARGSSPLLVALGAALFAHEAIGPLHALGIAMVSGGIIAMALLGRQVSRAGALAALTTGATIALYTVIDGIGVRLSNSEPLSYTAWMFLFYALMPVLFIATRGLAALWTPVRAERLSVGLSLVGGLVSLAAYGIVIWALQSGAMGAVSALRETSVVFALLIGRVFLRETVSGTRWLACLVVAAGAVCLGL; from the coding sequence ATGCTCAGTTACACCGGCGGTATCGTGCTCTTTGCGGCCGTGCTCCACGCCAGCTGGAACGCGATGCTGCACGGCAACCGCGACCGGTTCTGGTCCATGACCTGGATGAGCATCGCCATCGCGGCAGTGTCGGTGCTCGTCGTACTGTTCAATCCGCGGCCGGCCAGCGCCGCCTGGCCCTGCATCGTCGCGTCGGGGTTCGTGCACCTCTTCTACAACGTGAGCCTCGTGCGCTCGTATCGCCGCAGCGACCTGGCGCTGGCCTATCCCATCGCGCGCGGCTCGTCGCCGCTGCTCGTCGCACTCGGCGCGGCGCTCTTCGCGCATGAGGCGATCGGCCCCTTGCACGCGCTCGGCATCGCGATGGTGTCGGGCGGCATCATCGCCATGGCGTTGCTGGGGCGTCAGGTATCGCGCGCGGGTGCGCTCGCCGCGCTGACGACCGGCGCGACCATTGCGCTCTATACCGTGATCGACGGCATCGGCGTGAGGTTGTCCAACTCAGAGCCGCTCAGCTACACCGCCTGGATGTTCCTGTTCTACGCGCTGATGCCCGTGCTGTTCATCGCAACGCGCGGGCTCGCCGCGCTTTGGACACCCGTGCGCGCCGAGCGGCTTTCGGTCGGCTTGTCGCTCGTGGGCGGCCTCGTCTCGCTTGCCGCGTATGGCATCGTGATCTGGGCGCTGCAGTCGGGCGCGATGGGCGCGGTCTCGGCATTGCGCGAGACCAGCGTGGTGTTCGCGCTGCTGATCGGACGCGTGTTTCTGCGCGAAACGGTCAGCGGAACGCGCTGGCTCGCCTGCCTCGTTGTCGCGGCCGGCGCGGTTTGTCTGGGGCTTTGA
- a CDS encoding glucose 1-dehydrogenase translates to MNTVSQAPLILITGGSRGVGAATARLAAAQGYDVAISYVSNESAARAVAADVEALGRRALAMRADSADPEQVARLFAAIDRDFGRIDVLVNNAAIIARQSRLEGLAFERMQRIFAVNAIGPILCAQQAAKRMSLRHNGGGGVVINVSSTSARLGSPNEYVDYAASKGAVETFTTGFAKEVARDGIRVNCVRPGHIYTEMHASGGEPERVDRVKDSIPLGRGGQPDEVARAILWLASAEASFVTGAFLDVTGGK, encoded by the coding sequence ATGAATACCGTCTCGCAGGCACCGCTCATTCTGATCACCGGAGGAAGCCGCGGCGTAGGCGCGGCAACGGCCCGTCTTGCTGCCGCACAAGGCTACGACGTGGCGATCAGCTACGTCTCCAACGAATCCGCTGCGCGTGCGGTGGCCGCCGATGTGGAAGCGCTGGGCCGTCGCGCTTTAGCGATGCGTGCGGATAGCGCGGACCCGGAGCAGGTCGCGCGCCTGTTCGCCGCAATCGATCGGGACTTCGGCCGCATCGACGTGCTGGTCAACAACGCTGCAATCATCGCGCGGCAGTCCCGGCTGGAAGGCCTCGCGTTCGAGCGGATGCAGCGCATCTTCGCGGTCAACGCGATCGGCCCGATCCTGTGCGCCCAGCAAGCCGCCAAGCGGATGTCCCTGCGTCACAACGGAGGGGGCGGCGTCGTGATCAACGTATCGTCGACATCGGCCCGGCTCGGCAGTCCAAACGAATATGTCGACTACGCTGCGTCGAAGGGCGCCGTCGAGACATTCACGACCGGTTTTGCCAAAGAGGTCGCGCGAGACGGGATACGCGTGAACTGCGTTCGCCCCGGGCACATCTATACCGAAATGCACGCAAGCGGCGGCGAGCCGGAACGCGTGGATCGCGTCAAGGATTCGATCCCCTTGGGCCGAGGCGGGCAGCCCGACGAGGTAGCGCGGGCCATTTTGTGGCTAGCAAGCGCCGAGGCTTCGTTCGTCACCGGCGCGTTTCTCGATGTGACTGGCGGTAAGTGA
- a CDS encoding NADPH-dependent F420 reductase, with product MSYSIIGFGAVGQALARAFARKNIDVTVASRRPPETLIQQARAIGPTVVPRTLQEAIASDTIFLAVPFWEHREVAKQIATWQGKTIIDTTNAYGVAVADLDGLPSSAVVAKAFAGARFVKGFNHLPAAVLAADPNVNGGSRVVFLSSDDETAVAPVAALAEQLGFAPVALGPLKDGGLLVQAKGNSWAQLIFKDLVKFR from the coding sequence ATGAGTTATTCGATTATTGGCTTTGGCGCGGTGGGCCAGGCGCTCGCCCGGGCGTTTGCACGAAAGAACATTGACGTGACCGTCGCCAGCCGGCGCCCTCCCGAGACGTTGATTCAGCAGGCACGAGCGATCGGCCCCACCGTTGTCCCCAGGACGCTGCAGGAGGCCATCGCGTCCGACACGATCTTCCTCGCGGTTCCGTTCTGGGAACATCGCGAAGTCGCGAAGCAGATCGCAACCTGGCAGGGCAAGACGATCATCGATACGACCAATGCTTACGGTGTTGCCGTTGCGGACCTGGATGGTCTGCCGTCGTCCGCCGTGGTCGCCAAAGCGTTTGCCGGCGCGAGGTTCGTCAAGGGCTTCAACCATCTGCCCGCTGCCGTTCTGGCCGCTGATCCGAACGTGAACGGCGGCAGCCGCGTCGTGTTTCTGTCGAGCGATGACGAAACTGCGGTGGCGCCGGTCGCGGCGTTGGCCGAACAACTCGGTTTCGCACCGGTTGCGCTAGGACCGCTGAAGGATGGCGGCTTGCTGGTCCAGGCCAAGGGCAATAGCTGGGCTCAACTGATCTTCAAGGATCTCGTCAAGTTCAGATAG
- a CDS encoding SDR family NAD(P)-dependent oxidoreductase, which produces MGKLEGKVAVITGGSSGMALASAKLFVEEGAYVFITGRRQEALDEAVKLIGRNVTGVRGDAGNLDDLDRLFDTVKREKGKIDILFASAGTGEAVLLGEITEQHFDATFDLNARGTLFTVQKALPLFNDGGSIFMTGSIASVKGFPGFSVYSASKAALHAFARGWLNELKGRKIRVNVLSPGQIATPIQEQLFDEETKRYFESLVPRGKMGNPEEIATVALFLASDDSSFVNGVELYVDGGTAAI; this is translated from the coding sequence ATGGGAAAGCTTGAGGGCAAGGTTGCAGTCATTACGGGCGGATCGAGCGGCATGGCGCTGGCAAGCGCCAAGCTGTTCGTTGAAGAAGGCGCCTATGTTTTCATCACGGGTCGCAGGCAGGAGGCGCTGGACGAGGCCGTCAAGCTGATTGGCCGGAACGTGACCGGCGTGCGCGGCGACGCGGGCAATCTCGACGACCTCGACCGCCTGTTCGATACGGTCAAGCGGGAAAAGGGCAAGATCGACATCCTGTTCGCGAGCGCTGGCACGGGCGAAGCCGTCCTACTGGGCGAGATTACCGAGCAGCACTTCGATGCGACCTTCGACCTGAATGCGCGCGGCACGCTGTTTACGGTTCAGAAGGCGCTGCCGCTGTTCAACGATGGCGGATCGATCTTCATGACCGGGTCAATTGCTTCGGTGAAGGGCTTTCCTGGTTTCAGCGTGTATTCGGCGAGCAAGGCGGCGTTGCACGCGTTCGCACGCGGGTGGCTCAACGAACTGAAGGGCAGGAAGATTCGGGTGAACGTGCTGAGCCCGGGACAGATCGCCACACCGATTCAGGAGCAACTTTTCGATGAGGAGACGAAGCGGTATTTCGAATCCCTGGTCCCGCGCGGAAAAATGGGGAATCCCGAGGAAATCGCGACGGTCGCACTGTTTCTTGCTTCGGACGATTCGAGCTTCGTGAATGGGGTGGAGTTGTATGTCGACGGCGGCACCGCGGCTATCTGA
- a CDS encoding TetR/AcrR family transcriptional regulator, whose amino-acid sequence MRADARKNYNHLLAVARDVVNENGADASMRDIARRADVGLATVLRHFPTREALFEALLRANLDALTQKAGELETSSPPGEALVSWFREGVAFVHSYSGVVALMASAHADPESALYASCAAVHSAGERLLQRAQADGTARADMDGVDLFALMSALGWVVDQSSFESRADHLFDIIASAILTRRPSNDVEEATVESPGGPVR is encoded by the coding sequence ATGCGAGCCGACGCCAGAAAAAACTACAACCACCTGCTTGCCGTCGCGCGTGACGTCGTCAACGAGAATGGCGCCGATGCGTCCATGCGAGACATCGCCCGCCGGGCCGACGTGGGATTGGCCACCGTCTTGCGTCATTTCCCGACGCGAGAAGCTTTGTTCGAAGCGTTGCTGCGCGCGAATCTGGACGCACTGACGCAAAAGGCAGGCGAACTCGAAACGTCGAGTCCGCCGGGCGAAGCGCTCGTGTCCTGGTTTCGCGAAGGGGTCGCATTCGTCCATAGCTATAGCGGCGTTGTCGCGCTGATGGCGAGCGCCCACGCGGACCCGGAGTCCGCGCTTTACGCTTCATGCGCAGCGGTGCATTCAGCGGGCGAGCGACTACTGCAACGCGCTCAGGCCGACGGAACGGCGCGCGCCGATATGGATGGGGTAGACCTGTTCGCCCTGATGTCGGCACTCGGCTGGGTCGTCGACCAGTCCTCATTCGAGTCACGGGCCGATCATCTTTTTGACATTATCGCGAGCGCCATCCTGACCAGGCGGCCGAGCAACGACGTCGAGGAGGCAACGGTTGAATCGCCCGGCGGTCCTGTCCGATGA